From the Achromobacter xylosoxidans A8 genome, the window GAACTTGCGGGCGTATTCCAGGTTGGGCGTGGACGTCTCGCACCAGATCAGGTCGGCGTACGGGGCATAGGCCAGGCCGCGCGAGATGGCCTGGTCGATGCCGGCCTTGGTGCGGAAGAAGCCTTCGACGGTGCGCTCGCCGGTGATGAAGGGACGGTCGTTTTCGTCGACGTCGCTGGTCACCAGGTCGGCTGCGTCGGCGTCGGTGCGGGCCAGCAGCACGGTGGGCGTGCCCATCGTGTCGGCCGCCAGGCGCGCCGACACCAGCTTGGCCACGGCCTCGCGGGTCGGAACCAGCACCTTGCCGCCCATGTGGCCGCACTTCTTCACCGAAGCCAGCTGGTCTTCGAAGTGCACGCCCGAGGCGCCCGCTTCGATCATGGCCTTCATCAGTTCGAAGGCGTTCAGCACGCCGCCGAAGCCGGCTTCGGCATCCGCCACGATGGGCGCGAAGAAATCGATGTAGCCTTCGTCGCCCGGGTTCTTGCCTTCCATCCACTGGATCTGGTCGCAGCGGGTCAGCGAGTTGTTGATGCGGCGGACCACCTGCGGCACCGAGTTGGCGGGGTACAGCGACTGGTCGGGATACATTTCGCCGGCCAGGTTGGCGTCGCCGGCAACCTGCCAGCCCGACAGGTAGATGGCCTTCAGGCCGGCCTTGACCTGCTGCATGGCCTGGTTGCCGGTCAGGGCGCCCAGCGAATTCACGAAAGGCTCGCTATGCAGCAGTTCCCACAGGCGGGTGGCGCCGCGGCGCGCCAGCGTGTGTTCCACGCCGATGGAGCCGCGCAGGCGGATGACGTCCTCGGCGCTGTAGTCGCGCTTGATGCCTTGCCAGCGGGCGTTTTCGGCCCAGTCCTTCTGCAGATTGCGGATTTCGGTTTCGCGGTGGCTCATGGTGATGCTCCTGGTCAGTGATGGGGAAGACTTCAAAAGATTCGCGTCCTGCGTTGCGTGAATCGTTGGACAAAGTCTATGCCTCTGCTGCGGAGCAATGTGGGCTTATGTCTTATACAAGACGAAAAATATTATCCTTATAAATCAATTATTTATAAATTCAATTTCGTATTGCGAAACGCAATTATCATCTGTGAAATGGGTTCCCGCTGCTGCGCAGCAGCGGCTTTCACATGACGAAGGTTACATTTCACGATATGGAAAATCAGGCTTTTTTGCCAACGCCTACAATGCGCTCATTCTTCAAGTTTCCGATGACTCCGCTATGACGCTGTCCCACGGCCCGCTGGGCCAGAGCGTGGCCTACGCCTCGCAATACGACCCCTCGCTGCTCTTCCCCATCGCCCGGTCCCACAACCGCGCTGCGCTGAACCTGGAAGCAGGCAAGCTGCCCTTCACCGGCGTGGACCTGTGGAACGCCTACGAGCTGTCGTGGCTGGACGCCAAGGGCAAGCCGCGGGTGGCCATGGCCACCTTCTCGGTGCCGGCCGACAGCCCCAACATCATCGAGTCCAAGTCCTTCAAGCTTTACCTGAACTCGTTCAACCAGACCCGCCTGGTCAATTCGGCCGCCTTGCGCGGCCGTCTGGAACGCGACCTGAGCGCCGCCGCCGGCGCGCCGGTGGGGCTGGATTTCTTCCTGCCGCAGCGTTTCTCCGAATTGCAGATGGGCGAGCTGGCCGGCATCTATATAGACAAGCTGGACATCGAGATCGACACCTACGAGCCCGCGCCCGAAGTGCTGCGCACCCGCCCGGGCGAAGTGGTCGAGGAAACGCTGGCTTCGCGCCTGTTGAAATCGAACTGCCCCGTGACGGGCCAGCCCGACTGGGCCAGCGTGCAGATCCGCTACCGCGGCGCGCCGATAGACCGCGAGTCGCTGCTGCGCTATGTGGTGTCGTT encodes:
- the aceA gene encoding isocitrate lyase yields the protein MSHRETEIRNLQKDWAENARWQGIKRDYSAEDVIRLRGSIGVEHTLARRGATRLWELLHSEPFVNSLGALTGNQAMQQVKAGLKAIYLSGWQVAGDANLAGEMYPDQSLYPANSVPQVVRRINNSLTRCDQIQWMEGKNPGDEGYIDFFAPIVADAEAGFGGVLNAFELMKAMIEAGASGVHFEDQLASVKKCGHMGGKVLVPTREAVAKLVSARLAADTMGTPTVLLARTDADAADLVTSDVDENDRPFITGERTVEGFFRTKAGIDQAISRGLAYAPYADLIWCETSTPNLEYARKFAEAIHRQFPGKLLAYNCSPSFNWKKNLDDGTIAKFQRELGAMGYKFQFITLAGFHALNYGMFELAHGYARRQMSAFVELQQKEFAAAEMGFTAVKHQREVGTGYFDAVTQTIEGGQSSTTALTGSTEEAQFEHGKEQKVA
- the queF gene encoding NADPH-dependent 7-cyano-7-deazaguanine reductase QueF (Catalyzes the NADPH-dependent reduction of 7-cyano-7-deazaguanine (preQ0) to 7-aminomethyl-7-deazaguanine (preQ1) in queuosine biosynthesis), with translation MTLSHGPLGQSVAYASQYDPSLLFPIARSHNRAALNLEAGKLPFTGVDLWNAYELSWLDAKGKPRVAMATFSVPADSPNIIESKSFKLYLNSFNQTRLVNSAALRGRLERDLSAAAGAPVGLDFFLPQRFSELQMGELAGIYIDKLDIEIDTYEPAPEVLRTRPGEVVEETLASRLLKSNCPVTGQPDWASVQIRYRGAPIDRESLLRYVVSFRQHAEFHEHCVERIFSDIMQACRPEQLTVYARYTRRGGLDINPWRSNFEAGPPADVRTVRQ